In the genome of Impatiens glandulifera chromosome 6, dImpGla2.1, whole genome shotgun sequence, the window tggtttgtcgagtgtgagttcaaaattagtggttggtttggagagcatttgaaaatataaGGTCAGGAGATGGAGGTCAGGTCGAGTGTGAGATCGGATTTAAAATTGGTGGTTAAGTTTGACAAGAGACAATAGATATGTCATAAATTAAGGTCCACTATAATTGGTGGGTGATTCCCCGAGGGGGATAAAAaaggcatatgaaaaaatgtgagtcaaaAGATGGTGGTCAATTGatgggttttatttattttattttattttgagaaaatattttagtgccatttcattaaaaaacccaaaagaggaaaaaaaatacaaaagtttaagatcagatctacacaatttttagatttgacaatgaaacaataattgaattacataaacaacaaaaatcaattagctCCTATatcgtttttacttttattctacttgtgattCTCAAACTAAATATCTCATATCTGgtagagctttctattctcttctagcctagcgacaacaagaggtggataccaaccctatgttctgggttcgagcccgtcaggcggcaaatTATGcacctggttaaatggttaagtgtgtttgcgggctacatacttaatccgttgtcccattttgtCAATTGAAGGCTTAAGTTGGAGTGTCGaggggataaaatatatgttaacattaagttAAGATTAaacttcatttttcaaaactaaaatcaatttaaaattaattagatttgaataatattaattttatctaaatatttatatataaataatatttttaatatattcttatCCATGCAAATGCACATGATTCATGCTAGTtaataaaatgttgttaatttatagtgtaacttacatgagtttgtcataattattaattattataataatttaatattattagtaaCAAATTGGATCCAAATCATATAACGTTAGTATTTAATTGTAAATGtcttaattattttgacaaacaaCTACTCTATAATGAAGGGAAAACAttaaggtaatgaagaggcaaGCGATGtcaattaatgattttttttaatggtttaaattttcaacaatataatatatttcatctCTAATCTAAAACTTATTTCATCGTCTTAttttttctcactctaaaatTCTCAAAGTCCTctccttattttgtgagtgaTTTTTTAATTCTTCGCTCAACATTTTCCGCTGAAACCcgatgatagttcaggtacattGGTTAAGTTCGATGCGTGATGATtacagtgcagaatcactattAGATTCATTGTACCCTGGGACAGCCATATGCAATGCTCcaacacaaacgggagacgatgaaactgcaTTAAAGAAAATGTGCTAAACACATGTCTCGAATCAACTATTTATTCAGTGATATCGTTttcatatatattgtatttcattattttctttgtaatataatatgtatatatataatctctgttatttaaagacaagatatctaaccatattcatttttgtattatttCGGTCGCTCGAGTTTCCTGTTTTAAGTTCGtcattaatatttgtttttcagtAATGTTAATATAATCTAATCAAGTACAATCTCTGCATATTATCAATGAATTGGTCTTACATCATACCCATATTTTGTTGTTTGAAGAAGGAGATGGAAGATGATTGGTTGATGAGGAGAATAAATGGGAATGtggaaaatgagaaaaaagagattatgttttgtttttatataaaataaaaaatctaaatttaagtAACATATCTGTCAATTTGAtgttaaatcatttaaaataaaggaaagtaatgttattttatttaagagaaatgattttgGGAGAAAATTTGGGAGAGTGAATTACATTCCGAAATctgattcgctgaaaaaataacgaattttttctctctcctcacacTTTATCCATTTTCAAATCAATGATGTAGCGACACGTTATTTCTTCCCACATTtcctctctcaaattctcttactctatcactcctctttatttaaaatagatgtACTACAATTCGTTTGTAaaaaagcctcaaatgacaaatttttttatagtttgaGACCTAAATATTACAACTCAAAGTTTGAGCTTTATTGGTAAAATTGTCCTAAATTCGAGCCCAAATAATAATTGGGTGGTTAAAATTTAATGTAGTAGAAAATGATGTGTAATAAATAGAAAAagtaaatgataaattaaaaaaagaagagcagaaatattttaagataaaaaaggaaaattttatatatagtttgactaaaatatgtttatgagtaataaaaaatatattttttcggTAAGAATTAATGTATGAATACTAATTCTCAACTATCACattaaaggattttttttttaaaataaattgaacttaaagaaaaatattaaacaatacacatttcaaaaagttcaaaatattacacttttaaaagttttaaaccAAGCATGCAAAAGActaaaaaccaaataaattaaaaatattaaaagcaatttttaatatttaaagaattccaaatatcaaaataatttgtaacGGTAATTCAATATTGACTTCGACTTTAGAAAGTAAGTAATGATAATCTTATAAATGATGAGTAAGAGAAATAAGAGGAAGTGTAAGAAATGAATAAGAAAGGTTTTTGTCGCTTCTTCTTTGAATAAGAGGAAACgacaaaaatgaataaaatagcAATGTTTTGGAGTTTTGTAATAGTCCCAACGATGTTGTCAAACCATACACTACTTTATTTCTTTATACCCAATTTAACCCATATAAAAATACACTATGCAAGATTGTGGTGTTTATAGGTTTCCAATTTCTTTTAATCACactatagtttatttttttctatttgatAATATCACATTTTAAGTTCATTGTCTCCGCATTTGGGTTTTGATCTTTTAACGTTTaagataattttgtattttatttatatatagtttgatttaaaactttaccaataatttaatttccattttaattaataatatataaaggaTACAAAATAattccatttatatatatttttagtatgtcaatatttatttatttaaaacttattataatttaaaagataatattaaaattttatgtataatttaaataattataatgatatgaaCACTTGTACTAATATCAATTCAAAAAggttttattacattatataataatgagtacatatttaattacataatattaCTAAGACTAAGATatctataattataaaatgCTATACATGTGGTACATGCtattttgacaaatatttgTGTTCATTAGGGATGGCGGTGAAGTACTCATCCCCGAACCTGATATTCATTTCactacccgaccccgaccccgaacccgacgggtatctctacttctatacctatccccgattcgtcgggtacccgatccccgacgggtacccctttacccgattaaattacttataagattataaagtttgaaaaaaaagaaacacaactttaataaataattttaacattagtaatatcaaaatatttaaaataaaaataaaccatTACTTATCTACCTCATAATTTTGTAaatcttgaagaagataaactagagtggaaaaaaagtagaatgaacattaaaaaaaaaactagagattgaatatgaagaattatgagagagagtaatattttgttattaaaataaaaattgaagttatgtagagaaatattgttttggaaatataaaataattaaagttggaGTGTAGTGTATTTATGATTATGGTTGGAGTGAAGTgtggataagatcaaattaaatgattcatatttatgatacatttgcaatgatgaagcatttttgaaaagtcacacattaaactttaataaaaaaaatcaataatattaatataaccgggtatcgggtatcgggtttgggttcgCACACTCCCTATCCCCGACCCCGTACCCGACCGGATACCTTCTCCCTCTCCCCAtgcccgaccccgaacccgatttaaaatacccgaacccgactatcgggtacccacgggtatcgggcatacgggtacccattgccatctctAGTGTTCTTTGTTTAAAATCAAGATTaagagattgattttttttatcaagtttaTTCCGGATGTGATTAGcttattctatattattaagatagttttaaagttaaaattaaatattaaatatttaatttataaaataaaatttattgtcaCTTAAACTATCCTGATATGATAAATTAGTATactaatgaaaattttaattgagcacatttataataataataataataaattcaaacataactatatataatattatatttgtataaaaatctaattttatatttaataagattaaatttcttattaaaacacaaaaataatacattaatatcatttgaactcacaaatttttatattataattgtataaaaatcaaatctcaatattcaaataagattaaatttcttatacaaacattaaaaataatacattaatataatttgaactCACATATTGGTTTTGTTACATTAGAAACTAATATTAATCCATAATAAATTACCtccactttaatttaaaacgttttgAATGATAATCGAACTCGTCATATTTGATTTCTATAAAATCAATCATGCTACTTAAACTaccttattatattttttatttttaccaatatattatttatcattcatCTTTAGtctcttaatatattaaatatttgtgttaatgttaaaatattagtattcatatgttatttttataataaaatattataatttaaatttttatttattgataatgatataaatattagttttattagaCTACTTTATATTGTAAATGATTTAacttaactaaatttaatttaaaaaatagtatgtGAGTATTCATTGAAATTGATAATTATGTGAGGATTGAGATAATCTAAATAAAGTcagtaaaataaattagtacACCAACTCAGCCCATTTCTTGATTCCAATAATCTCAATTCAATCcgtattttataaatattcttaaaatctcACTTTTTGGTTGTTATTATGGAACTAGAGGCCTCCTAGAAAACACCGCcttaaaaataaactaagttcttctcattctttaaaTATCATAACAATCACTGTCACCATCTCACATTGCtatcttataaataaactaaattctGAATACATAAGTGAGAAGAAGATGAGTGCTGAACATCATAACCATGGTCGTTTCACATCCTCTTGGAACAAAGAAGAGAACAAAGCTTTTGAGCAAGCACTTGCAAAATACTCTGAGGATCGTGGTGATAGTGCTGGTAGATGGGCGAATATTGCAGCCAAAATTCCAGGAAAGTCAATGATAGAGATTAAGCGTCATTACGATATCTTAATCGATGATGTTAGGCGCATAGAAGCTGGCTTCATCCCTCTACCAAACTATGAATTAAGcatcgatgaagaagaaggcAATGAATCAAGTCCCAAACATGATCGTAGAAGGAGTACCCCTTGGACTGAGAATGAACataagtaaattattttattttatagcataacttgattgatttttttttcgcAATTTGTTGGATTGATTTTTGTGTGTAGATTATTTCTGTTAGGTTTGCAAATGTATGGAAAAGGTGATTGGCGGAGCATAGCTCGTAAGTCTGTTGTGACGAGGACTGCAGCTCAAGTCGCAAGCCACGCGCAAAAGTACTTTGCTCGTCAAAATGAAATTCTTGCAGATTCGGTTGGCATGCACATCGAACTTCCTCCCTTCCCACCTCAAATATGGGATGCACcctctcaatgaaaataatcaaattaacaatAGAAACAATTTGGTTGGTGGAATTTGTATTAGAATAAAAAGATTGTTACATTGGTTTATTTGCATCCTCTTGTTAGCTTTGtatcaataaatcaaataatgatGATTTTCAACTTTGTATTAGAATAATGATTTGCATCCTCTTGGTTGGTGGAATGTttttggtaatttttttttataattgaatagtGCAAAACTAAAAactttagaaaataattaatattgatatcattaataatttaatttattattttcttaagaaaagaaagatgaatattttattgtataaacaAATATCAATTGGAGCCCCCCATTATATGTTGGTGTGCCACCCATGAACTTTGAAAATCAACCCCTTCTATAATACATCATTTCTTGAAGATCTACTTAGAATTAACAAGTTTAACTCCTTATGCCCAAGACcaagaataaaattataattgaagatGGTGTAAAGAATGCAATCGATAAACATCAATAGAGGATTACAGtaaaattacaatataaaacataagaattttattgatttattttgtatgGTTCGAAGAATTCTCCTGCATCCACTTTGCAAGGACATGGTATCTTATAAATTCAAGAAATTGTACTCAATtccttaataatttaaatttcaatatgaactcaaaaaatatatattattcttgatTAGATTCTAGTTTAGATCAAagtattacaaaaaaaaaattatgcttTATTTTGAAGTTTCATATATCATCAGAAAAATTTAGGGTAGAACAACCTGGATTATTAAActagttaaataaatatgtgGACAACAAAAAGGAGAGGTGGATTGTTCTATTACAATCAAAGAGGCCAGACTTCTTCTTTTCCTCTTAATATGATATCGTTCTTTCTAAATTTTTCatgttaaaaattatgttttttgtgAAGTAAATTTTGAgaaggataaaatatttttaaataaaaaatttagataaatagtGTTATGAGATtatcttataataaattaaaatcgaGGTACAAATAAcactgaaaatatttttttcatataaaaattataaacaaacaaGTCATAGATTAATATATCTTGCCATTTGTaaagtttattatttgaattttcatattaaataaagttaaaatcactttaatattttattttaacaattttaaaagtaattataattttaattctaacaaaaagaaaatatgattaattaaaaaagtgaaTAATTGTTCCTCTCTATCCTTATCTCCTTATCTGCAACCattaatgtgaaaaataattctCAACTATcactttaaagaaaaaatatatcaattcaaaaaataatttaccaGACTCACACTTTTAATTTTGTTCACAATCCATTtgtcaattaaaaataaatattagtaatgAAGTCATGGATACATAATTCTACTCacacttctttttttctttgtgTTTGGATTGaaattaaactcaaatcaaatcataattaaatcTTATAGAAGTTTATTTAGgatgaatttgaataattttgataCACAAACCAAATATGTCATTTGTTTCTTCAAACAAATTAGACTTCAAAGAGCTTTAAACCATACACTTTCTAAGAAATTCCAAATGAGAAACGCTTCAACAGGTTTCCAACCAAACATATCTATGagattaaaaactaaattaatttcaaaacaatttagaCCATGAAAATTGTAAACCGACTTAAAATCTCCTGAATTGTTACATGATCCAAAATTTCACGAAATctaattagtaataaaaatagtatttttaacgACAAATATTAACCACGACGAACATTCGCcatggttaataatatttattagcgTCGGCAATCAAttcgccgtggttaataatatttagacactaataaatattaattattattaatcacgaCTTTTATTGTATTCGTCGTGGTTAATGTTTTGGCTATCCTGCCACACTCCCGCCAGTATTATTAGTCACGGTTTTAAGATGAACGTCATGGCTAAAAGTCATGTTTTCCCTCACTTTTCCTGCCTTATTTACAGAAAATTAATAACCACAACATTATCataagccgtggttaataaataatttattaatcacgGGCTTTATGATAACACcgtccttaataatcaataatttgaaattttctaGTGGACGATTAATAAGGACGGCATTATcataaagtcgtggttaataaatttattaactaggGTATGACAACGATTATTAAggacggaatcgtgtacgaacgatttctcGTACCTATCGACAAACATGATTTTGGGTACCTATCTACAATTATAGTTTTTTAGT includes:
- the LOC124943666 gene encoding transcription factor SRM1-like; this encodes MSAEHHNHGRFTSSWNKEENKAFEQALAKYSEDRGDSAGRWANIAAKIPGKSMIEIKRHYDILIDDVRRIEAGFIPLPNYELSIDEEEGNESSPKHDRRRSLQMYGKGDWRSIARKSVVTRTAAQVASHAQKYFARQNEILADSVGMHIELPPFPPQIWDAPSQ